One genomic region from Gallaecimonas pentaromativorans encodes:
- a CDS encoding outer membrane protein assembly factor BamD yields the protein MTKGRCLTLLLTLGLALSGCASHKDEDEKAKQNSPQQNFESAESALALGNYSKAIQLLEGLDSRYPFGPYSHQVQLDLMYGYYKQGDFASAISVIDRFTKLNPQHADLDYAYYMRGLNHMAMDHNFFQELLWVDRTDKDPSSSRQAFEDFSNLLKRFPNSKYAADAKQRMVFLKNRLANYELAVARYYVKRKAWVAAANRAQTVVDEYKGTEAQERALELLVNCYDELGINELKQNALAVLKANYPNNSLVR from the coding sequence ATGACAAAAGGACGCTGCCTCACCCTGCTGTTAACCCTGGGGCTAGCCCTGAGTGGTTGCGCCAGCCACAAAGACGAAGATGAAAAGGCTAAGCAGAATTCACCCCAGCAAAACTTTGAGAGCGCCGAGTCAGCGCTGGCATTGGGCAACTACAGCAAAGCCATCCAATTGCTTGAGGGGCTGGACTCCCGTTACCCCTTCGGCCCCTACTCCCATCAGGTGCAGCTTGACCTGATGTATGGCTACTACAAGCAGGGCGACTTCGCCTCGGCCATTTCGGTTATTGACCGCTTTACCAAGCTCAACCCGCAACATGCCGATCTGGATTACGCCTATTACATGCGTGGCCTCAACCACATGGCCATGGACCACAACTTCTTCCAAGAACTGCTGTGGGTAGACCGGACCGATAAGGACCCTTCCAGCTCGCGCCAGGCTTTTGAAGATTTTTCCAACCTGCTCAAGCGTTTCCCCAACTCCAAGTACGCGGCCGACGCCAAGCAGCGCATGGTGTTCTTGAAAAACCGCCTGGCCAACTACGAGTTGGCTGTTGCTCGTTACTATGTGAAACGCAAAGCCTGGGTAGCTGCCGCCAACCGCGCGCAAACCGTGGTTGATGAATACAAAGGCACCGAGGCTCAGGAACGTGCTTTGGAACTGCTGGTCAATTGCTATGACGAGCTGGGTATCAACGAGCTTAAGCAAAACGCCTTGGCGGTG